Sequence from the Thermococcus nautili genome:
AAGTACGACTTCCAGCCGCCGGAGCACATGCAGGAGGCTTACTGTCGCGCCATAAAGGAGGGTCACAACTACTACGGGCCGAGCGAGGGCCTTCCGGAGCTGAGGGAGGCTATTGTTGAGAGGGAGAAGAGGAAGAACGGCGTTGATATCACGCCGGACGATGTTAGGGTTACCACCGCTGTAACCGAGGCTCTCCAGTTCGTCTTCGGCGGCCTCCTCGACCCCGGGGACAACATACTCGTCCCGAGCCCGAGCTATCCTCCCTACGTCGGCCTCGTCAAGTTCTACGGCGCCGAGCCGAGGGAGTACATGACGGTCGAGGAGAACGGATGGCAGCCAGACATAGACGACATGAGGAAGCTGATTGACGAGAGGACAAAAGCGATAGCTGTCATCAACCCCAACAACCCGACGGGGGCTCTCTATGAGAAGAAGACCGTCAAGGCGATACTCGATTTGGCAGGCGAGTACGACCTGCCGGTTATAAGCGACGAGATTTATGATTTGATGACCTACGAGGGGAAGCACGTTTCTCCCGGCTCGCTCACGAAGGACGTTCCGGTCATAGTCATGAACGGCCTCTCGAAGGTCTACTTCGCCACCGGCTGGCGCCTCGGCTACCTCTACTACGTTGACCCCGAGGGCAAGCTCGAAGAAGTGAGAGAGGCGATAGACAAGCTCGCGCGCATAAGGGTCTGTCCCAACACCCCGGCCCAGCTCGCGGCAATAGCCGGCATGCGCGGCCCGATGGACTACCTTGAGGAGTACATGAAGAAGCTCCGCGAGAGGAGGGACTACGTTTACAAGAGGATACAGGAGATTCCAGGCGTCAGCGCGGTCAAGCCGCAGGGGGCGTTCTACATCTTCCCGAAGATTGAGGAGAGAAAGTGGAAGAGCGACTTCGACTTCGTCATGGACGTCCTCCACGAGGCCCACGTGCTCTTCGTCCACGGCTCCGGCTTCGGAAAGGCCGGCGACTGGCACTTCAGAATCGTCTTCCTCCCGCCGGTCGATGTGCTTGAAGAGGCCATGGACAGGTTTGAGGAGTTCATGAGAAAGAGGCTCGGGGCGTGAGGCCCCTCTTTTTACCCCCCAGAAACGACCGGAATTACCTCCACGGCAACGCCGTCCTCGACTTTTTCATCCTCGAGGACAACCCTTCCGTCAATCCTCGCTATCGCGCTCTCTGTGTTGAACCCGACCTCCCTGAGGATGTCCGCTACCGTTATGCCCTTCCTCCACTCGACTTCCTTCTCGATTCCCCTTCCGAGGACCCTGACCTTAATCATCGCCACCACCTCACGTGAAGAGAACCGTCCTCTTAAAAACGTCCCTGTGGTTCCCGAAGGCCTCGAACATCTTCCCCGAATAGTTCTCAACGGCGGAGTCGAGCAGTTTGTTGAGGTTGTAGTTTATCTCCTCGCCCATCGGCATGTAGAGCGGTGCGGGTTCGTAGTAGTCCATCCCCTTGAGGAGCGACGTCGAGAAGTACCAGAGGGTCTTCTTAATCTTCCGCCCCCTGACCGGCGAGAAGCTGGCCTCGCCCCCACCAAAGGCCGCGTGGAGGACTACAATCTTCTCGACCTCGACGCCCTTCTTGAGAAGCCTTCTCCGCTCTGTGCTCTCCAGGTCAACTATTCTGTAACCGCTCCTCGTGGTTTCATCGTAGTCTATCGAGACGCCGTAGACGTCCTCAATCCTCGGGTCGTAGACGAGAACCTCGGTTCCTCCGATGACGTAGAGCTTCCCCTCGCGGACGTCAACGACCGTGTTTTCGGTGCTGAGAACGTCTAATCCCTCAGAGACGGCTATGGCTGACATAGTGCTCTTGCCCGTGTGGGGGTAGCCGACGAAGAGAACCGCCCTCCCCTCTGGGTTGACGACGCTCACCGAGTCTGTTATGAAAATCCTGCCCTTCCGCGCGCCGGCCCTTGCCGTCGCCTGGAGGAGGAAGAAAACCGGTGCCTCGTTCTTGTAGGCGGAAGGAACGGCGGACTCAAGCTTGTAACGGTCCTTTCCGTTGACGTCGTACATCGAGCTGAAGACCCTGAAGGACTCGCCCTTGAAGCGCTCTATCAGAATGTCGGGCTTTATCTCTGCCCTTAGAACGTCCGGCAGGTAGCGCCGAGCGAAAAGCGTTCTAAAGCCGTCAACGAAGCCGTCGTTGAGCTCCCCGCTGAAGAGAACACCGACACCTCCGACGCTCAGCATCGTCATCAACGACCCTTCTGTTAGCGGGTTATAAACCCTTCGTCGGAGGTTTTTTATAGAGGGTCGCCAATCGAAGACGAGGCCTATGGTCACGCTCATCATAGCCGAGAAGCCCAACGTCGCGAGAAAGATAGCCTACGCCTTGGCCGAGGGAAAGCCCGTCCGGAAGACGATAGGGAAGGTGAGCTACTACGAGTTCACCCGCGACGGCAAGAAGGTGATAGTCGCTCCAGCTGTTGGCCATCTCTTCTCTCTCGCTCCGAAGACCAAAACCTACGGTTACCCCGTCTTTGACATCGAATGGGTACCTGTCTACGTCGCCGAGAAGGGCAAGAACTACGCGAAAGACTACATCAAGGCCCTCGCGACCCTCGCGAAGCAGGCGGATGAGTTCATAGTTGCCTGCGACTACGACACCGAGGGTGAGGTTATCGGTTATACTGCTCTGAAATACGCCTGCGGTGTTGACCCCTCCAAGGCCAAGCGCATGAAGTTCTCGGCGTTGACGAAGAAGGACCTTCTCAAAGCCTGGTACAACCTTGAGCCGACGATAAACTTCGGAATGGCAGATGCGGGAATAGCGCGCCACGTCCTCGACTGGTACTGGGGCGTGAACCTCTCGAGGGCCTTAACCTCGGCCATAAAGCGCGCCAGCGGGAAGTGGCAGGTTTTGAGCACCGGTCGCGTTCAGGGGCCTACGCTCAAGTTTCTGGTGGAGCGGGAAAAGGAAATCCAGAACTTCAAGCCGAAACCGTACTGGGTCATCAAGATGATTCTTGAAAAAGAGGGCAAGCAGTACACGGCGACCTACGAGAAGGACAAGATATGGGACGAGGAGGAGGCGAAGAGAATCGTCCAGGAGGCCAAGAAGGGGCCGGCCTTCGTTGAGAAAGTTGAAGTGAAACAGCAGAAGAGGAACCCACCGGTGCCCTTTGACCTCGGAACTCTCCAGAGGGAAGCTTATTCTGCCTTCGGCTACAGCCCGAAGAAGACCCTGGAGATTGCACAGCGTTTGTATGAGCGGGGGCTCTCGAGCTATCCGAGAACAAGCTCGCAGAAGCTCCCTAAGAACCTCAACTTCCGCTCGATACTCCAGAACCTCGCGAAGTTGCCGGAGTACAAGCCCTTCGCCCACGAGCTTCTGGGCAAAGGCAACCTTAAGCCAGTTGAAGGCAAGAAGGAAGACCCCGCCCACCCGGCAATCTACCCCACCGGCGAGCTTCCAAAGCCCGGCGAGCTGACCAAGGATGAGAAGAACATCTAC
This genomic interval carries:
- a CDS encoding pyridoxal phosphate-dependent aminotransferase, with product MIRASQRAMGIVYAIRDVVLPARELEKKGIKVIRLNIGDPGKYDFQPPEHMQEAYCRAIKEGHNYYGPSEGLPELREAIVEREKRKNGVDITPDDVRVTTAVTEALQFVFGGLLDPGDNILVPSPSYPPYVGLVKFYGAEPREYMTVEENGWQPDIDDMRKLIDERTKAIAVINPNNPTGALYEKKTVKAILDLAGEYDLPVISDEIYDLMTYEGKHVSPGSLTKDVPVIVMNGLSKVYFATGWRLGYLYYVDPEGKLEEVREAIDKLARIRVCPNTPAQLAAIAGMRGPMDYLEEYMKKLRERRDYVYKRIQEIPGVSAVKPQGAFYIFPKIEERKWKSDFDFVMDVLHEAHVLFVHGSGFGKAGDWHFRIVFLPPVDVLEEAMDRFEEFMRKRLGA
- a CDS encoding MoaD/ThiS family protein; protein product: MIKVRVLGRGIEKEVEWRKGITVADILREVGFNTESAIARIDGRVVLEDEKVEDGVAVEVIPVVSGG
- the topA gene encoding DNA topoisomerase I, which gives rise to MVTLIIAEKPNVARKIAYALAEGKPVRKTIGKVSYYEFTRDGKKVIVAPAVGHLFSLAPKTKTYGYPVFDIEWVPVYVAEKGKNYAKDYIKALATLAKQADEFIVACDYDTEGEVIGYTALKYACGVDPSKAKRMKFSALTKKDLLKAWYNLEPTINFGMADAGIARHVLDWYWGVNLSRALTSAIKRASGKWQVLSTGRVQGPTLKFLVEREKEIQNFKPKPYWVIKMILEKEGKQYTATYEKDKIWDEEEAKRIVQEAKKGPAFVEKVEVKQQKRNPPVPFDLGTLQREAYSAFGYSPKKTLEIAQRLYERGLSSYPRTSSQKLPKNLNFRSILQNLAKLPEYKPFAHELLGKGNLKPVEGKKEDPAHPAIYPTGELPKPGELTKDEKNIYDLVVRRFLALFMEPAVRESVKVIINSNGHRFVLSGARTLKEGWLKVYGKYVKFDEIILPQFREGEPVKVVQIKREKKKTKPPARYSPAAVIKKMEDLGIGTKATRAQILETLYNRGYIEGKKKIKVTPLGMRVVEALEKNVPDIVSVELTRAFEEKMEEIMAGKAKRDEVIEESKEQLIKILKVFKEKELDIGRMLLETTGTGVTTSKDSVRVEKSKSQSGASGASAKSGTEEPKKTKSPERQRLVLGKCPKCGGDLVLKYNRKTGKRFVGCSNWPKCNVTYPILQRGEVIPTGKTCCNGAPVVKIREKGREYEICLDMNCKDWKR